TGATGCTGATAATCCAAACAAGAACAGAGTAAACATCTACCTCTTTTATACATAAATCCTTTCCAAGGACTTTATAAGCGCAACCATTAACTACATTACATTACAAAGGTAACAATAATTTGTCATTTGAAGAAATTTAGAAAAAAGAAAAAGTCATTATGCGTGATATTTTTTATTTAATTACGACATTTATCAAACACAAAAAATCATAGAAGGACAAAAATCTTTAAATGATTTGATTATAAACAAACTTTAAATAGTTAAATTGCAATAATACTATACCATGGTTGTTCTTTACCTTAATGTAATACTACTGTTATATATCTGGTCATTTATCTCCTTTTGTCGGATGCAAAGGTTGCCAAACCTCTTTTAGAAAACGAAAAGTTCAAGCGGTAAACCATTTGGAGCAGTTTCGTCCTCCGTTGGAGAGTAAACAGCTCCAAAACCTTTTCTTATTCATCGGCTTGGCTGAAAACTGCATCCGGCAACGGAGATAAACGACTGACGAAATAATAGCATAAAACAGCATAGCCCCCCCTTAATAAGGCAATTTTATCAATGCTGTTTTCATTCTTTTCAGAGGACTATTATTTTCGACAGAGAGAAATTTGGCAAGCGGCAGATTTCACTCCCTCAAAAATAATAGATTTGAATTGCTGTCCTCTTGCCTTTATTGGAAATTGTAGTACCTTTGTAGTGGCTTGTGCGAACGAGCCAAGCAATGTGGAAAGATGGGAACATCGAACCATCAATAAAGTACCGAAAAGAGGGAAAATACCCTCTACCACCGCTCTTTGAGTGTTAAGAAATAATAAAAAGGTTAAATCTTCACCTTTTAGAATGTACCCCTAAAGGTTATGCCCATATTTCTGACTTATAACTCACAAAATATTGAGTAATAACTGGTTGCAAATACTATAATCTTTAAATTGTTTCTGTTGCAAAGTTACCCTCCTGCGTATTCGCTTTGCTGTATCATAATCACGGATAGCATTACCATTTTCATCTGAATTACCGCAAAGCATACCAGAAGAATTCCGAAATTTTTTCGAACGGTATCTTATCCATCCGGTCATACAAGTCTACATGATTGGCTCCGGGAACGATATACAGTTCTTTCGGTTCGCTGGCTTCTTGATAGGCATCCTCACTGAAATAGCGCGAATGTGCATGCTCGCCTGCAATGAATAGCACGGGGCGTGGTGAAATCTCTTTAATCATGGCAAACGGATAGAAGTTCATCAATGCCGCCTGACTGGTAAAGCGTATACCTTGATAGCGCGGATGATAGCCACGCAAGGGGTTGCGATAGTAATCGAAAAACTCCTTCTGCACGGCATTGGCATTTCCCAGCAGTTTCTCCGGTGTGCCAAAGCGGATACGTGCTTCTCCCGTTTCTGCTTCCTTCCAACGTTGTTCGGCAACTTCATCCAACAGTTTGCGTCTTTGTTCATCCGTCATCGAATCCCCCAAACCGTTACGGGTGGCACGCCCCATATCATACATGCTCACGGTTGCCAATGCCTTGATGCGGGGGTCGAGAGAAGCCGCACAGACAGAGAACCCGCCGCTTCCGCAGATGCCAATCACACCGATACGGTTGCGGTCAATAAACGGTTGTAGTCCGAGCCAGTCTACAGAAGCACTGAAGTCTTCCACCAATGCGTCGGGCGATACCGTGTGACGCGGTTCTCCTCCACTTTCGCCTTGATAGGAAGCATCAAAAGCCAGAGTCACGTAGCCTCGCCGTGCCATTTCCTGTGCATAGAGTCCGCTACACTGTTCTTTCACAGCCCCGAACGGGTGTCCGATGATGAGGGCTGCATAGTGTTGCGCTTCATTGAAATCCTTCGGGAGGTACATTTCGGCGCAAAGCATGATATCATACCTGTTTTTATAAAAGACCTTACGGACAGTAATTGTCGGATCTGTTTGAAAAGTCTTTGCCGGTTCATCGGATTCAGAAAGCACCATTCCGTTCCGACAGCGTGCCGCCATGATAAGTACTTCGTCTATCTGAGCCTGTGTCACGCCGTTGTGCTTGGCATGGGCAATGTGAGTATTCAACTCATTCTTCACGCCGTCCAACACCGACAAGGCAGCCACAGTAGACAGTTCACGGGTACGCCAGTCGAGATTGTCACGGCTGAATATGTCACCGAACAGATGAGCTTTCAGAAATTGGTCCAATGCCGGAGCAAATGTCAGCACTTCTCCTAGTGCCGGACGACCGAACAGTTTCAGCTGGTTTTGTCCACCGACAACAAACATATCCGAACTCTTTACCGGAGAAGGCTCCCGTCCGGCTTCATCCTTTATGCCTTGTGCTGCACGCTCTTTGGTGAGATTCATCAGCGTAACCAATGCACCCATGCTGCGTGGAAAGCCGCAATAGGCATAGAGCTGGGTAAGTACTTCTTTTTCTTCGCTCACGGTCAGCCCACAGTCAAGTCCTCTGGCAAGGATCACTTTGAGGCTGTCCTGATTGCCACGTGCGGCATACATACTGATGGCGGCAATACTTTGTTCTTTCTTGCTTAACATATTGTTCTTGTTTTGTGCCTGCGTATAAACGATACAGCATATCAGGCAGGCGATGGTTGTAATTAACTTGTTCATATTGCTTTCTGTTTAGTGATGAATTTATAAGAACTTGACAAACGCCGGTCTTTCCAGTCGGATATTTTTTCCCGTATTCTTCAGTAACCCCGTATTTCGGTTTCTTTCGAATATCTGTATGCAGTTGGCATCCCTGCAAACCACTGCCAAATAGCAACCATCCGGAGAGATGGCAAAACTTCGCGGATAAAGACCTGTTGGCTGAAATCCTATTTGAACCAATGTTCCTTTTTGGGAATCAATGGAATAAACAATTATGCCATCTTCTTTCAAGTGCTTGGAAGCATAGAGGAATTTGCCATCGGATGAAACATGGATATCTGCATTTCCCTCTGCAACGAAAGGGTCGCAGACAATTGTTTGTAAACGTTCCAACTTGCCTTCATTATAGGAGAATACAGTTATTTTACCCGAGAGTTCACTGATGAGATAAGCAAATCTGCCATTCGGGTGAAAACATATATGTCGAGGTCCTGAGCCGGAATCCATCTGTATGCGGACTACTCTTGATTCATCCAACAGAGAATGAGCCTTACCTGCTTCCGGTCGTTTGCCTATCGGAAACAGATAGATACAATCTGTTCCCAAATCGGTAGCAAGAAGGAATTTGCCATCAGGTGTAAAGGTCACGCAATGCAGATGCGATTGTTCCTGCCTTTTTTTATTCGGCCCATTTCCAGCAAAACGAATTATTTTTGTATCACGTTGCAACTTTCCTTTCTTATCCTGTGAGAATACCGTGATGCTGCCACCCTTATAATTTGCTGTCAGAACAAAGTATTCCTTTGGACTGAGAGTAATATAAATAGGAAGTTCACCGTCTGTAGATTGCGAGTTAAGCAGAGACAGCAGACCACTTTCCTTATCAAAAAGCAAAGCATTGGCAGTCGAACTTTTCCCTTCATCATCGCCTATGGCATAAATTCGATTACCAGTGCTATCAGATGTAAGGAAAGCAGGATTTGAAATCCCTCTCAGCCCACACGGATAGTCGACATCGGCAGTTTGTCCGTCAAACCGGTACATTCTGACACCTTCTTCGTCTGGCTTCATATAACATCCTACCAACAGAAATTTTGCATAAGTTCCCTTATCCGGGACATCTTCGGTTGACCGCGCTTGAATCGTAGTGAAGCTAAGCCATAAGATTAACATGACAAATAAAGCTTTTGGTTTCATCTTATTTACCTTTTTGGTTTCACTTGCAAAATTACAGCATTCACATACTGAAGATTAGACCTCAATCACTGATAAAATTACCACTTTCATCGGGCTTGGACCGGGTTAAATGTTATCTGTGAAAATGGTAAGACAGTCTGTGATTAGGGTTATATGTTCGTTGATTGAATGAACTAACTTTGTCGTCATGGAATAAAATAAATAAGGGATAGAAAAGAAACAGCTGTTCCTCAGACAGCAATGTCAATATAAATACTTATTTTTGTAAAAAACAAAAGGATGGTTATGGGAGATATAACAAGAATAGATACAGTTCAGCAGTACTGCGACCTTTTCGAAGTCGAAGCTCTGCACCCGTTGGTCAGCGTTGTGAATTGTTACGAGGTGCAGCCCATCAGACACTCAAAGAAACTGTACAACATTTATGCTGTGTTGCTGAAAGATACTGACTGCGGTACGATGAATTATGGACGGAGCCTCTATGACTATGAAAAAGGCTCCATGCTGTTTATCGCTCCGGGGCAGGTAATGGGTTCTGACGATGATGGCAGTCTGCACCAGCCGGCCGGATGGGCCCTGATGTTCCATCCCGAACTATTGCGCGGTACTTCCCTTGCACATATAATAAAAGAGTATTCTTATTTCTCATATAATGCCAACGAAGCACTGCACCTGTCAGAACAGGAGCGCAAAGTAGTCATTGAATGTATAAACAATGTAGCAGAAGAATTGAGGCATCCTATTGACAAGCACAGCCGTTCTTTGATTATTGATACCATGAAGCTTCTCCTTGACCGCTGCATCCGCTTTTATGACCGCCAGTTCATTACAAGGGAAAATGCCAACAACGATTTGTTGGCGCGTTTTGAATTGTTGCTCAATAATTACTATCATTCTGCCTTGCCAACGAGTAAAGGTATTCCGACGGTACAGTATTGCGCTGACCAACTGTGTCTTTCCACCAATTATTTCAGTGACCTGGTAAAAAAGGAAACCGGTATGTCAGCAATCAAGCATATCCAGCAAAAAATTATGGATATAGCCAAAGAGCGCATCATGAACACGCAAAAAAGTATCAGTCAAATCTCAGATGAAATGGGTTTCCAATACCCGCAACATTTCACACGTTGGTTCAAGAAGATGGAAGGTTGCACACCGAACGAATATCGCAATGAAATTATAAAACAAGCGATAAACTAACTGGTCTTATCATCATTTATTCGTAGAGTCTCTTACAAATAATACTCTGGATATAACCAACAAAGCAATTAATGAACAACTTTGAAATCTTGAACCGATAAACAAAAAAGTTTGATGATCTCCTGCATACACTTTTCCCATCGGATGAACAGCTGTTGTCCGGTCTTTTTCCTGCGGTAAGTCAGGATTCCGTTCGCAATGTCTCCCTTTTTCAGATAAGCCATGTCCACAAAGGACATCCCCCGTGTGTAAAAGCAGAACAGGAACATGTCACGTGCGAAATCAAGGTGGGGTTTCAGGGACAAGTCCAGTCTTTTGATACGCCTGATATCATTTAAATGAATGGCCCGTTTCAAGGTCTTTTCCACACCTGTATAAACAGACTTGAACAGGTTCCGCTGTCCGGTCAGTCCGTTCTCCACCGCACGGTTGTAGACCGCTTTCAGAATGCGCATGTAGAACGAGATTGTATTGGGTGAGTTCCCCCTGTTTTTCAGATAAGCCTCGTATTCCATGAGCAAGTCAGAGCTAAGTTCGCCAAACAGTATATCGCTACCTTTCATAAAACTGCTGAAACTTTTGAGCGCGGCTGTATAGGTTTCAGAGGTCCGTATCTTTCCCAAACGTTTCAGCCTTACTATCTGTTGCCGGATATAGTCGTTAAACGAAGGTTCTTGTCCGCTGTCATGGAAACGTATGACGATATCATCCGCTGTAAACGGACCGGATTGGCTTAATGTCCTGATAGCCTTTTCCAGTCGGATTTTGTCCCGTCTTATCCGTTCCCCTACCGATAGAAGATAATTGTCCCGTTCCATCCCTGCAGGGTGTTGACAGGGAATGACCGCTTCGGAACGTTGGTCCCATTCCGAAGCGAAAAGTTTGTATCCGGTACTGATCTGCCTGACCACACGGTTATGAATCACCTGATAATACAGTGCGCCCTCCCTGCCTTCCGCGGACGAGGACCTGAATTTGGTTCTGATTGTTGCCATAGTGCAGTCATTTTGAATTGGGATTGTCCAGTTGCTTCCTGATTTCCTGTGCCTCCCTGAACAGCCGGTGCGCCAGACTGTCCTTGTAGGCTGCCATTTCATGGTTACGGATGCGGTTCCTGACCGAGTCCTCAAAAGCGGTCACCAGCCTTTCCACACGCCGGATCTTTTCCTCGTCCCGCTTGATGGTGAAATGCTTCTCAAGGAAGGCGATGTCGGGATCATCCCCCGGCAGGCAGATCCTGATGGCTCGGTATTTCAAATCGGCATCTTTCAAAAGCCGGTTCGTGCGGTACTGGTTGCAGTTGGTCCAGACGGAAATGATCAGTGCCAGGATCAGTGCTGAAGCTGTCGTTACCACTGCCTTGGATGCGCTTTCCAGACGGTAGGTCACCAGTCTGCGCTCCGGTTCCTTTTTCAGCAGGACCATTCTCTCATCCAGCCGTCTCACTGTCTCCTTTACAGCTTGGCAGTCTTGACTCAGGCAGTATCTAATCTTTTCCATCTCCCCGGCAAACGTTTCGGCAGACAACGGCCAGCCTTCCGACAACCGGACGGTATGGTTACGTACCGCTGCTATTTCCAAGCCGTTTTTCTCCACCGCGGATTGCAGGCGTTCCAGACGGATTTTCAGTTCCGCAATCCCTTCCGGGGAACTGGTCCGGTTTCCAACTGCGGGGCTTGTGCCTTCCACGGGCAGCGTCTCCACTTTCTTCTCGATCCTTTCAAGGCATCCGTAGATGCCTTCCAGATAATTTTCCTCTTTCATCTTTCAAAGTTTTTTGTTATACATATGGTTCACAAACTCCTTCCTTTCCTGCGCTTCTTCTTTCTCCGCAGGCGTTCCGCCTCTTTCTCGTCCTCCGTCGGTGCCACCGACGGCATGAACACGCCACCCGTACCGGTGACTTCGACCAGGTTATCAATAACAGAACCATGACTTTGTTCATGGTACGGTTGCTTTTGGGAAACGTCATTTTCCAGGGACGTGACATGGTTATGGTCCAATGCCGCATCCAGCCTTGACCAGCTGAAACTGCGGTCAATCCCACTTCCCTTGAATGACAGACCGTTCTTTATAAAGCGGATGCCCTGCACTTCATTAGTGTTTTCCTTGTACTTGAATTCCATTTCCACGCCCATTTTTAAGAGCTTATTTTGAAATTCTTTCCATGTATCTGCACTCCTCAAAGCTTCCTTGACCGCACGGTATATTTCGTATTTCACCTTTTCGGAAGCATGCAGCTTTTCCGTTTTAACGGACTGTTTGCCTTCGGAATAGGTGAGCGAATACTTGTCCTTAAGCATTTTTGTCACTTTCTCGTTGCGCTTGAAATCGTTGCTGTCGGAAATCACCTTCCCGTCGAAGTTCACCCGGTTGAAGACGATGTGGCAGTGCGGGTTGTCCGTCCCGTGATGCCTCACCACGATGAACTGCGTGTTCCGTATCCCCATCAGCTCCAGGTATTCCTCCGCCAGCCTTGCCATGAACGCGTCGGTCAGCCTCGGTGCGTCCTCCGGCTTGAAGCTGAGCGCAATGTGCCCCACCGGTTTCGCCACGTCCGGATTCAGCAGGCATTGCCACCGGAAACTGCGTGCCGTCTCCTCCACCGTTCCCAGCAGCACGCCTTCCGAGGCGATGATTTTTGCGTCGTCCTTCTGCGTCACGTAGCGTATGCAGCCGCTGAACGAGCGGCCTTTCCTGATCTTCCCTATCATGAGGCTATCCTCCTTTCGGCCTGTAATCATCCATGATCCGCTTCAGCTTTCCCAGCAGCCCCTCTATCAGCAGCCTTGTCCTGTAAAAGCCGGTCTGGTGCGAGAGCTTTGTCAGCTGGTTCAGGTTGTTCGCCATTCCCGCCAGGCTGCGCAACAGTGCGTTCTCCTCCGGTGTATGCCTTGCCGTAACGGTGGCCGCCAGTGCTGCCTCCCTGATATAGACCGCCAGACTCCGGCCGGACTTCCCTGCCCTGAACCTGAGAGCCTCGTAGCTGACGGGGGAGAACTTCACCGTCACGCCTCTGGTCAATTTACGCGTCCTGCCCAGTGCCGGACGGCCACATTTTTTCTTCATCCCATTCACATCGTTTGTCATATGTTTTTTCTTTTTCGTCCGTACTTCTTTCATTCCAAAATCTGCGACCGGCGGGAGCGGATTTGCCCTCCCAGCAACCGCCGGGCGCGGGGAGCAAGGGTTTTCGGGAATCCGGAAACATACCCTTGCTCCCCCCACAGAAAAATCCCCCCCCGCATTTTCCACATTGAAGCGGGTATACAGGGAACAGTGCATACATCGGGTATACTCCACGCCCGGTAACAGGCTGTCAGATTTTTCTCCACTGCTCGATGTCCCCACGGTAGGCGGCAAGATGCTCCCTGGCAAGGTTCTCCAGCAGTCCGGAAACGCTCATGCCACGCCCGCCGAGCCTGCGGACGACGGCGTCCAGTTCGTCCCTCACATCCTCACTGACGAACACCGTCTTGCGGTTCCTGATCTTCGGGACGGTGAGGTACGTTTCCCGGTACTCCTCCAGCGAGGCCCTGCGTTGCCTGCCGCTCGTTCTTCTTCTCACGGGGTCTTCCGGTTCCGGCGGGGTGTCCTTTCTTCTCGCCTCCCCGGATACCTCCTCCGCAACGAGCCCGGATGGAATCATCGATTCCGTCACGGAAGCATCCGTACCGGCGGATTCCCCCGGACCGGGTTCCATCATGAGTCTTTCCCACCACTCGTCGTGGCCGGCTCCGGGACTACGGCCGTTCTTTCTGTCTGCGGTTTCGGATACCGCCATTTTCTTCCCTTTCGTTTTTTCAGTCGGTTCACTTTTCATTGTACATGGATTTTAGATGGTTGATACTGTGGGCACGGTCTACCCGTTTGCCCGATTGTCGGAAGCAAATAAAACGATAATAACAAGTGCTGTGAAACGGACGGGTCCGATTGGCGGGGTTTGCCGTGTTATTCATATTGTTGGATCAGTCTGACGGTGATGACTTCACAAATATACGCACCGGAAATTTCCCACTCTTCGGGAACGGATCTGAACGTCTGTTTACTAAAAGCAAATGAATATTAAAATCCGATTTCCATGACATCTGATGACATATAATGACATCTGATGAAGGGGCGGAACCATATCCGGGAACAATCATTTACTTTGCAGATGAAACAAGTACGCATATGGTGTCAAAGGTAGTCATCCTGTCTTGAAATTCAGGACGTTCCGCCGGGATTCACTAAATTGCGGAACGGAATCCGGATCCGAAAAGAGAATGAAACAGATGTCAAACCTGAAATTACAGTGATTATGGAAATAGTGAACATTGAGGCAAGGACCTTCGAGGCGATGCTCTCGGCCTTCCGGACGTTTGCGGACCGGCTGGACACCCTCTGCCGGCTGTACGGCGACATGGAGGAGAAGAAATGGCTGGACAACCAGGAGGTGTGCCTGCTGCTGAAGGTCAGCCCGAGAACCCTGCAGACCCTCCGTGACAACGGCACGCTGGCATACACACAGATCTGCCACAAGACATATTACAAGCCCGGGGACGTGGAAAGTATCATCCGGATAGTGGAGGAGCGCCGCAAGCGGGCTGAAAGTATGGGAAGGTCGATCTGAAAGGCCATGAAAAACGAATGTCGAACAAAAAAAAGATCAAGTCATGATGAATACCGATAACCGTCTGCTCACCCGTGAGAGCAGCGAGCATATAAGAGAGTTCTTCTCCACCGTCGAACGTCTCTCCGTTTCCATGGAGCGTCTCTTTGCCGGCAGGTCACCGGCGATGGCGGGCGAGAACTTCTATACGGACCGCGAACTGGCTGAAAAGCTGAAAGTGAGCCGCCGCAGCCTGCAACAGTACCGTGACAGCGGTCTGCTTGCCTTCACCCGGCTGGGCGGCAAGATACTGTACCGTTCTTCCGACATCGAGAAGCTGCTTGACGGCTGCTACCGGGAGGCGAGAACCAGGCCGGAGGAACTTTAAAAAAGTTCCGTACGGGATCGTGAATGAAGGGGCGGTCGGTTGTCATACCGGTCGCTCCTTCATTTTCTTTCCACCGGATGAACGACTTTAATTTGCTCGTAAAATACCTATACACAGAGTGTTTTTTTCTTTATGAATTATGATCCGGTGACAACATTGGCATAACATGGCGGGACATGGAAACATTTTTCCGATATGGCAATAAGATACGGGGATTCCATTATAAAAAAAGACTCTTATTTTATTATGTCATTATGTTATTCTGAAATTGGGGCGGGCCGTTCGTGTACCGGTGGGACGATCCGTTTCCGTAATGGCGGCACATTCCGTACTGGTATCATTATCCTCCGGCAATGCCGTTTCCCGGTCTTTTCGGAGTGACCTTATGCCGGCCGGTGACAACCGCATGTCCGTGTGTAAACATGGCGGCGCATAAAAACAGGCACATCCTCCGGGCTCCTGTCCCGTCGGATGCACCTGTCTCCGTCATGTCATATACAGCCGGACTCCTCCGGCCCATGCCTCTATCTGAGTATCGGATTCGAGAGCAGTATCTTGTAATAGGCCACTCCGCCAATCTCTACCGGCATCCTCGCCATCATGAACTGCACGCTCTTCCTCTCCACCTTCGCCTGCCGCATGAGTCTCTGCACGATAACCCCCGCCGAGAACCTTGCGCATCTTTTATCCTTCCAGACAATGAACCCCTCGCTGTCATCGGCCCGGCAGATGTACCAGTCATCCGTCTCGTCGTCGTGGGCGAAGTTCACCCGTCCGCCACCGAGGATTCCCAATTCGATTGACATCGTCTTTGACAGATAGACGGTCCCCCTGCTGTCAAGGTTGATGGTCCGCTTTCCCTTGTATGTGACTTCCTGCGGACGGGAGTTTTCCCTGTTGTATACTATCAGTGCCATAACTTTCTTACTTTTCCGTTAAACAATTTTTTCAATACATGAAGCTTTCCACCGCCAGCATCTGACTTCTCCATGCGAAACCGCTGTGGGTACGTACCGCGTCCACTATCCTGCATACTTTCTGCGATATGGCCGATGCCGAGATACCCATGCATTCCGCCAGTGCCTTGAACGAGAACTGCGCCTCATAGAACCTGAGCATGAACATCCGGTACTCCTCGTAGGAGAACTTCTGCCTTACGAAACGCAGTATGTCTCTTACCAGCCGCTCGCACCCGTTCAGGTCGTCCTCGGAAAGGAATTTTGCCTCTTCGCCACATCGGAGGAAGAAATCATCTTCAGGGTGTGCATACCGATTCTCCCTTTTAATCTTTACCAGGGCCGCCTTTTTGTAGCATCCGATGAAATACGCGTCATAGTCCGTTATGTCCTTTCCGGGAACCAGCACCTGCCTTCTTACAAAAAGGTAGGTGTCATGGAAATTGTCCTCGTCCAGCATTCCGTACCGGCGTAACGTCCCTCTCAACCTGTCATAGGATGCAGTGAACCACTCGTTGAACAGTCTTTCCTTTTCTGCGCTCTTGTCTGCCATAGCTTTATATTTTTTTGAGTTATACATGGCCTACACGGGTAGGCATTCTTATTTCTTGTGCTTCCTCCAGTTTGTTTTTCGGCGGTCTCCGGCAAGGCTTGCCGTGAAAAAATACGCTAACGCGAAGCGTGAGGAAGATTTTTTCACGTGCAACCAGCCCGAAGGGCCGCCTTGCGGGACCGGCCTGAAAAACAACTATTTTTGCCGCAAGAAATGAGGATGATGGATTCCTTCCTTCTATCTATTGTCTGTCCGGTGAGAATTTAGATTCCATGCAGCTTTTCTGTCTTTGGTATGTTTGGAGAAATATTCAAGGATACGAAATGAGAACGGCAATACGTGATGTTGCGGAAGGAGCAGATATGGGATTGGAAACAGGAAGCGTGCCCGGGCTTTCATGCAGTTTATACGGCGGTGTTGATTTTGGGGAGGATTACAGGGAAGTGACAGGAAAGTCGGCCGTTCCGGAGAAATTGTATGTGTACGTTGTTCCTTCCGAAATACGGAGTCTTTTAAAATCATGGAAGACCTCATTCGGGAGTGTGTCTCGATATTTGCCTGAGACAAAATTATAAGTCGCCTATTCATGGATAAGTATTTGGAATATATCAACGACATGCTACGATGCAATAAAGAGAATCGGAACGGCAGACTGAAACTCGCAATCTGCTGATAATGCGGACTATTCTAAAACAAGTGTGGAAAACTTGAAGACATCCGACGGAAAACCTTGGAAAAAGAAGAACCGGACAAAGTCTCCGCCTTCAAAATAATGCTCTATTATGCCACAGGTGCGGCATTACTTGTCATTCCGGATTGGCTTCCCATGAAATCCACCGCCCGCCATCAAGAAAACGGCCGGTGCCATATGGCAGGTAATCGTAGCGACAGCCTGTCTTTGGAACCCGTTGTCACCCTAAAGGATTTTACTGATATATTATTATGTCAGTCCTTTTTCAAATCAAAATACAGCAAACGGGTTTTCAAAGGTTCATCTTGCGGAATATCATAATATTGCTTTTCTATCACGTCTGTTTTATAGAGTGGAACGAAACCGTTTCTTTCATAATACCTGAGAATCTTTTCCTCATTGTATGCATCCACCACGATAAAACGGCATCCTGTCTTGTTGTCCTCATGACGGAACCAGTCTTTTATGAAAGCCATCAGTTGCCGTCCTACGTGGCTTGATGTACCCTGATATTCCAGATTGACCCCCAGTCTTCCTATCAGCACGGCCGGATAGCTGCGTCCACGTTTAGGATTTACAATATTGCGTTGCAGCCTGTTTTTATCATTGGGGGATATTAATCTGGTCTTGATACTGTCATTGGACAAGGTAAACAAGGCCACAATACGATGCGGGATTTCAGTCGTCACCCAACAATATGTTTTCCCAAGGAGTTCATCCGCATACAGATCGGCATCATTGAGAAAAAAATCATCAAGGTCATTCTCGCCACAAGTGAAAGGAAGGCAATTCCTCCGTACTTCCTTGTTATAGGCAAGCATGACACAATCATCATATAAAGAAATACCGTCCATTGCTGTTAATTGAACCGGAATGAACGGGATTTCTCCAATACTTTTCGCAACCGTTTCTTTGCCTCCACTGATAACCGGGGTGTTACCTTTGCGGCGTTCTTGTCTGCACTGCGTACGAAATCTTCCGCCGTAACGCCCTCCAAAACCGGAATGTTCTTGATAGTTATAGCCATAATATTATTTTTTGCAAAAATACAACTTTGTTGTTATACAGCCAAATAATAGCCCGTCTTCCACTCTTTTTTCCGGAATGTTCCTCCATATCCGGAAAAGTCTGTGTCACGCCACCCGTTGCGGTAAGCCGTTTTTCTCAAGGAAAGGGCAGGCAATACCGGCGGACGTGGATATGGGCAAAACAACCCGCATATGCAATGCAGAGGGAGCAGGAGAGCCTTCACCACAGCCGGAGAGAAAAGTGGTTTCATGCCGGGGTACGGCATGAAAAGGGGGCTCCCGG
This sequence is a window from Bacteroides thetaiotaomicron VPI-5482. Protein-coding genes within it:
- a CDS encoding helix-turn-helix domain-containing protein, producing MEIVNIEARTFEAMLSAFRTFADRLDTLCRLYGDMEEKKWLDNQEVCLLLKVSPRTLQTLRDNGTLAYTQICHKTYYKPGDVESIIRIVEERRKRAESMGRSI
- a CDS encoding helix-turn-helix domain-containing protein, with the translated sequence MMNTDNRLLTRESSEHIREFFSTVERLSVSMERLFAGRSPAMAGENFYTDRELAEKLKVSRRSLQQYRDSGLLAFTRLGGKILYRSSDIEKLLDGCYREARTRPEEL
- a CDS encoding sigma-70 family RNA polymerase sigma factor; amino-acid sequence: MADKSAEKERLFNEWFTASYDRLRGTLRRYGMLDEDNFHDTYLFVRRQVLVPGKDITDYDAYFIGCYKKAALVKIKRENRYAHPEDDFFLRCGEEAKFLSEDDLNGCERLVRDILRFVRQKFSYEEYRMFMLRFYEAQFSFKALAECMGISASAISQKVCRIVDAVRTHSGFAWRSQMLAVESFMY
- a CDS encoding GNAT family N-acetyltransferase, which encodes MDGISLYDDCVMLAYNKEVRRNCLPFTCGENDLDDFFLNDADLYADELLGKTYCWVTTEIPHRIVALFTLSNDSIKTRLISPNDKNRLQRNIVNPKRGRSYPAVLIGRLGVNLEYQGTSSHVGRQLMAFIKDWFRHEDNKTGCRFIVVDAYNEEKILRYYERNGFVPLYKTDVIEKQYYDIPQDEPLKTRLLYFDLKKD